The following proteins come from a genomic window of Acidimicrobiales bacterium:
- a CDS encoding heavy metal-binding domain-containing protein, which translates to MSDEMTALGVPEDAMKRLAEMKPGSPGALFTSDLTVNEFLLVREAGFRPVGLVLGSSIYHVGLQARRWGQNQELEKLSEAMYHARELAMGRMEAEADALGADGIVGVRLDIEFKEFGNDLAEFIAVGTAVIADEQEGTWRNDENKPFTSDLSGQDFWTLIQSGYAPLGMVMGSCVYHMAHQRSMSALANVGRNVEITSFTEALYDARELAMSRMQAEAEALHAEGIVGVQLLSLPHRWGGHTTEFFAIGTAIRPLRADHHIPTPQLVLPLTDS; encoded by the coding sequence GTGTCCGATGAAATGACCGCCCTCGGCGTCCCCGAGGACGCGATGAAGCGCCTCGCGGAAATGAAACCCGGCTCGCCGGGGGCGCTGTTCACCTCCGACCTCACGGTGAACGAGTTCCTCCTCGTGCGCGAGGCGGGCTTCCGGCCGGTCGGCCTCGTCCTCGGCTCGAGCATTTACCACGTCGGCCTGCAGGCGCGGCGCTGGGGGCAGAACCAGGAGCTCGAGAAGCTCTCCGAGGCGATGTACCACGCACGCGAGCTCGCGATGGGACGCATGGAGGCCGAGGCCGACGCCCTCGGCGCCGATGGGATCGTCGGTGTGCGCCTCGACATCGAGTTCAAGGAGTTCGGCAACGACCTCGCGGAGTTCATCGCCGTCGGCACGGCGGTGATCGCCGACGAGCAGGAGGGCACCTGGCGCAACGACGAGAACAAGCCCTTCACCTCGGACCTCTCCGGGCAGGACTTCTGGACCCTCATCCAGTCGGGCTACGCCCCCCTCGGGATGGTGATGGGCAGCTGCGTGTACCACATGGCCCACCAGCGCTCGATGTCGGCGCTCGCGAACGTCGGCCGCAACGTCGAGATCACCTCCTTCACCGAGGCCCTCTACGACGCCCGCGAGCTCGCCATGAGCCGCATGCAGGCCGAGGCCGAGGCGCTGCACGCCGAGGGGATCGTCGGCGTGCAGCTGCTCTCGCTGCCGCACCGCTGGGGCGGGCACACGACGGAGTTCTTCGCGATCGGCACCGCCATCCGGCCGCTGCGCGCCGACCACCACATCCCGACGCCGCAGCTCGTGCTCCCGCTCACCGACTCGTGA
- the eno gene encoding phosphopyruvate hydratase — MSDIVALVGREVLDSRGNPTVEVVCTLDSGASGQAIVPSGASTGSFEATELRDNEERFGGKGVLRAVAHVEGEITALLLGWDALDQRGIDQAMIDLDGSPAKSRLGANAILGVSLAVAKAAAEELDVSLYRYVGGVDAHVLPVPLMNVLNGGAHADNNVDFQEFMIVPHGAASYGEALRWGAETYHALRGILHERGLSTAVGDEGGFAPDLAENEEALRLLVEAIERAGRVPGEEVAIALDPATTELFKDGAYDLAGEGRVLSAAELAGYWSELAGRYPIISIEDGMAEEDWEGWGALTKGIGDHVQLVGDDLFVTNVERLEKGISLGVANAVLVKVNQIGTLTETLLTMSTATMSGYRSVMSHRSGETEDATIADLAVATNCGQIKAGAPARADRVAKYNQLLRIEAELGDSAEYRGAAAFARGAPRGGA; from the coding sequence ATGAGTGACATCGTTGCGCTGGTCGGCCGGGAGGTCCTCGACTCGCGGGGCAACCCGACCGTCGAGGTGGTCTGCACCCTCGACAGCGGCGCGAGCGGTCAGGCGATCGTCCCCTCCGGCGCCTCGACGGGCTCCTTCGAGGCCACCGAGCTGCGCGACAACGAGGAGCGCTTCGGGGGCAAGGGCGTGCTGCGCGCCGTCGCCCACGTCGAAGGCGAGATCACCGCGCTCCTCCTCGGCTGGGACGCCCTCGACCAGCGGGGGATCGACCAGGCGATGATCGACCTCGACGGCAGCCCCGCGAAGTCGCGCCTCGGGGCGAACGCGATCCTCGGCGTCTCGCTCGCGGTCGCGAAGGCGGCCGCCGAGGAGCTCGACGTCAGCCTCTACCGCTACGTCGGTGGCGTCGACGCGCACGTCCTCCCGGTGCCGCTGATGAACGTGCTGAACGGCGGCGCGCACGCCGACAACAACGTCGACTTCCAGGAGTTCATGATCGTCCCGCACGGTGCCGCCTCCTACGGCGAGGCGCTGCGTTGGGGCGCCGAGACGTACCACGCGCTGCGCGGCATCCTCCACGAGCGGGGGCTGTCGACCGCGGTCGGCGACGAGGGCGGCTTCGCCCCCGACCTCGCGGAGAACGAGGAGGCACTGCGGCTCCTCGTCGAAGCCATCGAGCGCGCCGGAAGGGTGCCCGGCGAGGAGGTCGCCATCGCGCTCGACCCGGCGACGACCGAGCTCTTCAAGGACGGCGCCTACGACCTCGCCGGCGAGGGGCGCGTCCTCAGCGCGGCCGAGCTCGCCGGCTACTGGTCCGAGCTCGCCGGCCGTTATCCGATCATCTCGATCGAGGACGGGATGGCCGAGGAGGACTGGGAGGGCTGGGGCGCGCTCACCAAGGGGATCGGCGACCACGTGCAGCTCGTCGGCGACGACCTGTTCGTCACGAACGTCGAGCGCCTCGAGAAGGGGATCTCGCTCGGCGTGGCCAACGCCGTGCTCGTGAAGGTGAACCAGATCGGGACGCTCACCGAGACCCTCCTCACGATGAGCACGGCGACGATGAGCGGCTACCGCTCGGTGATGTCGCACCGCTCGGGCGAGACCGAGGACGCGACCATCGCCGACCTCGCCGTGGCCACCAACTGCGGACAGATCAAGGCGGGCGCGCCGGCGCGTGCGGACCGCGTCGCGAAGTACAACCAGCTGCTCCGCATCGAGGCGGAGCTCGGCGATTCGGCCGAGTACCGGGGCGCGGCCGCCTTCGCGCGCGGCGCTCCCCGCGGCGGCGCATGA
- a CDS encoding transglycosylase family protein, whose translation MTASGAGRLVRPIAVAAAFAALSPLVAGPAGRATTVTSLSARADAIAASVEADQGRLAVVGERYVVESAALTAARGREATARAGVAADSAHIAADRASLRASAITAYVEAGSASTLALYLSAGTEVASTGSAYLNAASGELQGRIASLDGDEHRLDVLDATARAEAANISAALSQLGSDRQSALTELGAERQALSSARGQLAALVAARAAVAARREEARAAAAAQAAAAANAAAATNAAAAAASAGPPSLAAVTAAAPSTPAPGSVASAFAGIRNCESSGDYGLNTGNGYYGAYQFSASTWAGLGGSGLPSSAAPSAQDAAAYRLYQQDGFAAWPECAAILGL comes from the coding sequence GTGACCGCCTCCGGGGCCGGTCGACTCGTTCGACCCATCGCTGTCGCGGCCGCGTTCGCCGCTCTCAGCCCGCTCGTCGCCGGGCCAGCCGGCCGCGCCACCACCGTCACCTCGCTCTCGGCGCGCGCCGACGCGATCGCCGCCAGCGTCGAAGCCGACCAGGGCCGCCTCGCCGTCGTCGGCGAGCGCTACGTCGTCGAGTCGGCCGCCCTCACAGCGGCGCGCGGGCGCGAGGCGACGGCGCGTGCCGGGGTCGCGGCCGACTCCGCGCACATCGCCGCGGACCGCGCCTCGCTCAGGGCCTCGGCGATCACCGCCTACGTCGAGGCCGGCTCCGCCTCCACCCTCGCCCTCTACCTGAGCGCGGGGACCGAGGTGGCCTCGACGGGCAGCGCCTATCTCAACGCCGCGAGCGGCGAGCTGCAGGGGCGCATCGCCTCCCTCGACGGCGACGAGCACCGTCTCGACGTCCTCGACGCGACCGCGCGCGCGGAGGCGGCGAACATCAGCGCGGCCCTCAGCCAGCTCGGGAGCGACCGACAGTCGGCGCTCACCGAACTCGGCGCCGAGCGCCAGGCCCTCTCCTCGGCCCGCGGCCAGCTGGCGGCGCTCGTCGCGGCGCGGGCCGCGGTGGCAGCCCGGCGCGAAGAGGCGCGGGCGGCGGCGGCGGCTCAGGCTGCGGCGGCCGCGAATGCTGCGGCGGCGACGAACGCTGCGGCAGCTGCGGCGAGCGCCGGGCCCCCCTCGCTCGCGGCGGTGACCGCCGCCGCGCCCTCGACGCCCGCCCCCGGCTCGGTCGCCTCTGCCTTCGCCGGGATCCGCAACTGCGAGTCGAGCGGCGACTACGGACTGAACACCGGGAACGGCTACTACGGCGCCTACCAGTTCAGCGCCAGCACCTGGGCGGGCCTCGGAGGCTCGGGGCTGCCGTCGAGCGCCGCGCCGAGCGCCCAGGACGCCGCCGCCTACCGCCTCTACCAGCAGGACGGCTTCGCGGCCTGGCCGGAGTGCGCGGCCATCCTCGGCCTCTAG
- a CDS encoding GNAT family protein, whose amino-acid sequence MEQHSGHRQPPGGEGRPVTFFEASSELVGRRVVLRPLRAEDYPQWQEVRTRCREWLVKWEPRPAGAPYPVEDRSTFSARCAMRDRERQLGTGFGFGIFVDGQFAGEINLSSVQRGAFQSGYIGYWIDEAQAGRGYVPEACVVLLRFCFEQLGLHRVQISIVPRNAASRAVARKLWLRGEGIAVGYLEIDGTWEDHVRYAITAPEWKEREARYVATWLAPLAESGAAPGR is encoded by the coding sequence GTGGAGCAGCACAGCGGACACCGGCAGCCCCCCGGCGGGGAGGGGCGCCCGGTGACCTTCTTCGAGGCTTCGAGCGAGCTGGTGGGGCGGCGGGTCGTGCTGCGGCCGCTGCGCGCCGAGGACTACCCACAGTGGCAGGAGGTCCGGACCCGCTGCCGCGAGTGGCTCGTGAAGTGGGAGCCCCGCCCGGCGGGTGCGCCCTATCCGGTCGAGGACCGCTCGACCTTCTCGGCCCGCTGCGCGATGCGCGACCGCGAGCGACAGCTCGGCACCGGTTTCGGCTTCGGCATCTTCGTCGACGGACAGTTCGCCGGGGAGATCAACCTCTCCTCGGTGCAGCGCGGTGCCTTCCAGAGCGGCTACATCGGCTACTGGATCGACGAGGCGCAGGCGGGGAGGGGGTACGTCCCCGAGGCCTGCGTCGTGCTCCTCCGCTTCTGTTTCGAGCAGCTCGGCCTCCACCGGGTGCAGATCTCGATCGTGCCGCGCAACGCCGCGAGCCGCGCCGTCGCCCGCAAGCTGTGGCTGCGCGGCGAGGGGATCGCGGTCGGTTACCTGGAGATCGACGGCACCTGGGAGGATCACGTCCGCTACGCGATCACCGCGCCGGAATGGAAAGAGCGCGAGGCCCGCTACGTCGCGACCTGGCTCGCCCCGCTCGCGGAGAGTGGCGCGGCGCCCGGTCGCTGA
- a CDS encoding glycosyltransferase has translation MTEPTRPLADGQLAEADLAAGLESVPEPATTLWLVHGVPQPPEAAVLPRRLLAEVRRLTAELSLDGRPLSTEALSSLPAARRAVLEECFADELARGASLCVGDDLALTLLALWRGLAGPGLRVLVGVCPLPTPPRARSERPEVALAHEEQALRALLLEGAGSDVEILALDPAPGAADWEAFPPELLALHALVRGLAGRHRDFAPPTPGPESHSGAALLALSADLTQAATAIDYLASRLEPVLRTEVERTPLRGPGVEGGREEEIVEPTEDSRYPLDAGQDRAAYHRWLAARREPAVLGGGPPGRHRAATRAPRGAPLVSFLVPVFRTEPRWVLERCVASVLAQRHAGWELCLVDDGSGDPELTAYLESLPRLDRRVKVGALATSSGISAATNAALALASGRFIGFLDHDDELSPDAVARVAAALETEPEADLLYSDEDKIDELGGRFDPFFKPAWSPDLLLSYAYTCHLSVLRRGLLDELGGLRSAFDGSQDYDLALRTSERARRIVHLPEILYHWRSLPSSAASGATAKPWAYEAGRLAIADAMERRGEPSEVTEHPDFPGRYHVRRRVQGRPLVSAIIPFRDEPGLLATCAESLREAPGYDRLELVLVDNGSELPETEALLAELGRQPDVRIVRDPGPFNWAAINNAAAREASGNLLLFMNNDMEARVPGWLDALVGHALRPEIGAVGARLVYPDGAIQHAGVVIGLGGIAGHVLRGLPGALPGYASMAISTRNCSVVTGACMMVRREVFEAVGGFDEELPVAFNDVDFCLKLRAAGYLVVYTPLAELIHHESRSRGHTDDLAENQRIRERWGEALVAGDPYLNPHLSHWRYWCPLSSAQEDYRWKVYLETPPQPLDSLTST, from the coding sequence ATGACCGAACCCACCCGACCGCTCGCCGACGGCCAGCTTGCCGAGGCCGACCTGGCGGCCGGCCTCGAGTCGGTACCCGAGCCCGCCACCACCCTCTGGCTGGTGCACGGCGTCCCGCAACCCCCCGAGGCGGCCGTCCTCCCCCGGAGGCTGCTCGCCGAGGTCCGGCGCCTCACCGCCGAGCTCTCCCTCGACGGCCGGCCGCTCTCGACCGAGGCCCTTTCGTCGCTGCCGGCGGCACGGCGGGCGGTCCTCGAAGAGTGCTTCGCCGACGAGCTCGCCCGCGGTGCCAGCCTGTGCGTCGGGGACGACCTCGCCCTCACGCTGCTCGCCCTGTGGCGGGGCCTCGCCGGACCGGGGCTGCGGGTGCTCGTCGGTGTCTGCCCGCTCCCGACGCCCCCCCGGGCCCGCTCGGAGCGCCCCGAGGTCGCCCTCGCCCACGAAGAGCAGGCGTTGCGGGCGCTGCTCCTCGAGGGGGCAGGGAGCGACGTCGAGATCCTCGCCCTCGACCCTGCGCCAGGCGCAGCGGACTGGGAGGCCTTCCCTCCCGAGCTCCTCGCCCTGCACGCGCTCGTGCGCGGCCTCGCCGGACGCCACCGCGACTTCGCCCCGCCCACCCCTGGCCCCGAGAGCCACTCGGGAGCCGCCCTGCTCGCACTGAGCGCCGATCTCACGCAGGCGGCGACGGCGATCGACTACCTCGCCAGCCGTCTCGAGCCGGTGCTGCGCACCGAGGTCGAACGGACACCGCTGCGCGGCCCCGGGGTCGAGGGGGGGCGCGAGGAAGAGATCGTCGAACCGACCGAGGACAGCCGCTACCCCCTCGACGCGGGCCAGGACCGCGCCGCCTACCACCGCTGGCTCGCGGCCCGCCGCGAGCCCGCCGTGCTCGGCGGCGGCCCGCCCGGGCGCCACCGCGCCGCCACCCGCGCGCCGCGCGGCGCACCCCTCGTGAGCTTCCTCGTCCCGGTCTTCCGGACCGAGCCCCGCTGGGTCCTCGAGCGGTGCGTGGCCTCGGTGCTGGCACAGCGCCACGCCGGGTGGGAGCTGTGCCTCGTCGACGACGGTTCGGGCGATCCCGAGCTCACCGCCTACCTCGAGTCGCTGCCGAGGCTCGACCGTCGGGTGAAGGTCGGCGCCCTCGCCACCTCATCGGGGATCTCCGCGGCGACCAACGCGGCCCTCGCCCTCGCGAGCGGACGCTTCATCGGCTTCCTCGACCACGACGACGAGCTCTCGCCCGACGCGGTGGCGAGGGTCGCCGCTGCCCTCGAGACGGAGCCCGAGGCGGACCTCCTCTACTCCGACGAGGACAAGATCGACGAGCTCGGCGGGCGCTTCGACCCCTTCTTCAAGCCCGCCTGGTCGCCCGACCTCCTCCTCAGCTACGCCTACACCTGCCACCTGAGCGTGCTGCGACGCGGCCTGCTCGACGAGCTCGGCGGGCTGCGCTCGGCGTTCGACGGAAGTCAGGACTACGACCTCGCGCTGCGGACGAGCGAGCGGGCGCGCCGGATCGTCCACCTCCCGGAGATCCTCTACCACTGGCGGAGCCTGCCGAGCTCGGCGGCGAGCGGTGCCACCGCGAAGCCGTGGGCCTACGAGGCGGGGCGGCTCGCGATCGCCGACGCGATGGAGCGCCGCGGCGAGCCCTCCGAGGTCACCGAGCACCCCGACTTCCCCGGCCGCTACCACGTCCGCCGCCGCGTGCAGGGCCGCCCCCTCGTCTCGGCGATCATCCCCTTCCGCGACGAGCCGGGGTTGCTCGCGACCTGCGCCGAGTCGCTGCGCGAGGCGCCCGGCTACGACCGCCTCGAGCTCGTGCTGGTGGACAACGGGAGCGAGCTGCCCGAGACCGAGGCGCTGCTCGCCGAGCTCGGCCGCCAGCCCGACGTGCGGATCGTGCGCGACCCCGGACCCTTCAACTGGGCGGCGATCAACAACGCGGCAGCCCGCGAGGCGAGCGGCAACCTGCTCCTGTTCATGAACAACGACATGGAGGCGCGCGTGCCGGGGTGGCTCGACGCCCTCGTCGGTCATGCGCTGCGCCCCGAGATCGGAGCTGTCGGCGCCCGCCTCGTCTACCCCGACGGCGCGATCCAGCACGCGGGGGTGGTGATCGGCCTCGGCGGGATCGCCGGACACGTGCTGCGCGGCCTGCCGGGCGCCCTCCCCGGCTACGCCTCGATGGCGATCTCCACCCGCAACTGCTCGGTCGTGACCGGCGCCTGCATGATGGTGCGGCGGGAGGTCTTCGAGGCCGTGGGCGGCTTCGACGAGGAGCTCCCCGTCGCCTTCAACGACGTCGACTTCTGCCTGAAGCTGCGCGCCGCCGGGTACCTCGTCGTCTACACGCCCCTCGCCGAGCTCATCCACCACGAGTCCCGCAGCCGCGGCCACACCGACGACCTCGCCGAGAACCAGCGCATCCGCGAGCGCTGGGGGGAGGCGCTCGTCGCCGGGGACCCCTACCTGAATCCCCACCTCTCCCACTGGCGCTACTGGTGCCCCCTCTCGTCCGCACAGGAGGACTACCGATGGAAGGTCTACCTGGAGACCCCGCCGCAGCCGCTCGACTCGTTGACGAGCACGTGA
- a CDS encoding heavy metal-binding domain-containing protein produces the protein MREWDGRGLPPAAAARLERANRSGVATSLLSVPSHLGVAVAGFSPVGEVMGCIVVHLGWSGYGGCGWYYGMAPPQYTVTSSNARGAFGFAPYVDAKRGAWASALGRMLLECRTLGGDGVVGVRLEERRLEDGSREMMALGTAVRAAGSLHLDKPFATTLAGQDLLKLMQGGYFPAAVIVGISVGVRHDDWMTRQSTYLSAPNMEVPGYTDLVETVRRDVRGDLRRRLGELGATGAILPTPMRLEIGEMEPGEGHRDHIAEATLVATALVATNPYPEHAPLSMLPLR, from the coding sequence GTGAGGGAGTGGGACGGGCGGGGACTTCCGCCGGCCGCAGCGGCCCGCCTCGAGCGGGCGAACCGCTCGGGAGTGGCAACGAGCCTGCTCAGCGTGCCGAGCCACCTCGGCGTCGCCGTCGCCGGCTTCTCGCCCGTTGGTGAGGTGATGGGCTGCATCGTCGTCCACCTCGGCTGGTCGGGCTACGGCGGCTGCGGCTGGTACTACGGCATGGCGCCGCCGCAGTACACCGTGACCTCCTCGAACGCGCGCGGCGCGTTCGGCTTCGCCCCCTACGTGGACGCGAAGCGCGGCGCCTGGGCGAGCGCCCTCGGCCGCATGCTCCTCGAGTGCCGCACCCTGGGCGGCGACGGCGTGGTCGGCGTCCGCCTCGAGGAGCGGCGCCTCGAGGACGGCAGCCGGGAGATGATGGCGCTCGGCACCGCGGTCCGCGCGGCCGGGAGCCTGCACCTCGACAAGCCCTTCGCCACCACGCTCGCCGGGCAGGACCTGCTGAAGCTGATGCAGGGCGGCTACTTCCCCGCGGCGGTGATCGTCGGCATCTCGGTCGGCGTCCGCCACGACGACTGGATGACCCGCCAGTCGACCTACCTCTCGGCGCCGAACATGGAGGTCCCGGGCTACACCGACCTCGTCGAGACGGTGCGGCGCGACGTGCGCGGCGACCTCCGCCGCCGCCTCGGCGAGCTCGGCGCCACCGGCGCGATCCTCCCCACACCGATGCGTCTCGAGATCGGCGAGATGGAGCCCGGAGAGGGCCACCGCGACCACATCGCGGAGGCGACCCTCGTCGCCACGGCGCTCGTCGCCACCAACCCCTACCCCGAGCACGCGCCGCTGTCGATGCTCCCCCTCCGCTGA
- a CDS encoding septum formation initiator family protein — translation MIHHHLYRARLALLAAALSAVALVAVEFPFSLLIHQRSALARTSGELADLNARNAGLQGDIRALSSKATIAEIAHEDYGLVGPGQLSFVILPAAGSAAATSLEGSSIPPRDLVASTAPPTASPQPSTVHGPGLWRRFVSRLEFWN, via the coding sequence ATGATCCACCACCACCTCTACCGGGCGCGCCTCGCGCTCCTCGCCGCGGCGCTCTCGGCGGTGGCGCTCGTCGCGGTCGAGTTCCCCTTCTCCCTCCTCATCCACCAGCGCAGCGCACTCGCGCGCACCTCGGGCGAGCTCGCCGACCTGAACGCCCGCAACGCCGGCCTGCAGGGCGACATCCGCGCCCTGTCGAGCAAGGCGACGATCGCCGAGATCGCGCACGAGGACTACGGCCTCGTCGGACCCGGCCAGCTCTCCTTCGTGATCCTCCCTGCCGCCGGCAGCGCCGCCGCCACCTCCCTCGAGGGGAGCTCGATCCCGCCGCGCGACCTCGTCGCGAGCACCGCGCCCCCGACCGCCTCCCCGCAGCCCTCGACGGTGCACGGCCCGGGGCTGTGGCGGCGCTTCGTCTCGCGCCTCGAGTTCTGGAACTGA
- a CDS encoding DUF501 domain-containing protein: MSVAAVVLGPGRSPERSRGGGGRPGSASVAAVAASAAAAGYDELIVLVAEESEAVGLPESATVLVDHSHGGAAAALRVAIDWAQREGHDALTVALPVPPGRAAAPETEASAWRALLSERAHPVVVATSAAGRSGLVRLAAEIWALAPLEGDPALLLGARPELVEELAAVEEAPPTPTAEEAPPTPTAEGGEERALIASLLGREPAGAYRVAVRGADGRPIVIENAPFLDDGTPMPTSYWLVGRREAEAVGRLEAAGGVRRATAAVPAALVEAAHARHAAARDATIPAAHRGPRPSGGVGGTRVGVKCLHAHLAWYLAGGADPVGRWVADELRGELTGPVAAIDCGTNSTRLLIVAPDGTTLEREMTITRLGEGVDRTGRLSEEAIARTLAALRAYRALMDHHGVVAQRAAATSAARDAANAEEFFAAAAEVLGRAPELLAGEEEGRLSYAGATAGLDPAEGPFVVVDLGGGSTELVAAGEDPEHPVAVSLDLGCVRVTERFFTSDPPGREEVAAARHFVADEAGAALVAAPALGTARRCIGVAGTVSTLVQLAIGLAEYDRAALHHRLISRREVEELATALLAEPVAARRARPGIEAGRADVIAAGALIFGEVMAVLGHDEARYSESDILDGIAAGLLAATA; encoded by the coding sequence ATGAGCGTGGCAGCGGTCGTCCTTGGTCCCGGGCGGAGCCCCGAGCGGTCGCGCGGCGGTGGTGGGCGACCCGGATCGGCGAGCGTCGCGGCGGTCGCGGCGAGCGCCGCGGCTGCCGGCTACGACGAGCTGATCGTGCTCGTCGCGGAGGAGAGCGAGGCGGTGGGCCTGCCGGAGTCAGCGACCGTCCTCGTCGACCACTCGCACGGCGGCGCCGCGGCGGCGCTGCGCGTCGCGATCGACTGGGCACAGCGCGAGGGCCATGACGCGCTCACGGTCGCGCTCCCCGTCCCGCCGGGGCGCGCCGCCGCGCCGGAGACCGAGGCGTCGGCCTGGCGCGCGCTGCTGTCGGAGCGGGCGCACCCCGTCGTCGTCGCGACGAGCGCCGCCGGCCGCTCCGGGCTCGTCCGCCTGGCAGCGGAGATCTGGGCGCTCGCGCCGCTCGAAGGCGACCCGGCGCTGCTCCTCGGCGCCCGCCCGGAGCTCGTCGAGGAGCTGGCCGCCGTCGAGGAGGCGCCGCCGACGCCCACCGCCGAGGAGGCGCCGCCGACGCCCACCGCCGAGGGAGGCGAGGAGCGAGCGCTGATCGCCTCCCTCCTCGGTCGCGAGCCTGCCGGCGCCTACCGCGTCGCGGTGCGCGGCGCCGACGGCCGACCGATCGTCATCGAGAACGCCCCCTTCCTCGACGACGGCACGCCGATGCCCACCAGCTACTGGCTCGTCGGCCGGCGGGAGGCCGAGGCGGTGGGGCGCCTCGAGGCGGCGGGGGGAGTGCGGCGCGCGACAGCGGCGGTCCCCGCGGCGCTCGTCGAGGCGGCGCACGCCCGCCACGCGGCGGCGCGCGACGCGACGATCCCCGCCGCGCACCGCGGGCCGCGTCCGAGCGGCGGCGTCGGCGGCACCCGCGTCGGGGTGAAGTGCCTGCACGCCCACCTCGCCTGGTACCTGGCGGGGGGCGCGGACCCCGTCGGCCGCTGGGTCGCGGACGAGCTTCGCGGCGAGCTCACCGGGCCGGTGGCGGCGATCGACTGCGGGACGAACTCGACGCGGCTGCTCATCGTCGCCCCCGACGGGACGACGCTCGAGCGCGAGATGACGATCACCCGTCTCGGCGAGGGCGTCGACCGCACGGGCCGCCTCTCCGAGGAGGCGATCGCGCGCACGCTCGCGGCGCTGCGTGCCTACCGGGCGCTGATGGACCACCACGGCGTCGTCGCGCAGCGCGCCGCCGCGACCTCGGCGGCGCGCGACGCGGCGAACGCCGAGGAGTTCTTCGCCGCCGCCGCGGAGGTCCTCGGCCGCGCCCCCGAGCTGCTCGCCGGCGAGGAGGAGGGGCGCCTCTCCTACGCCGGGGCGACCGCCGGGCTCGACCCCGCGGAGGGCCCCTTCGTCGTGGTCGACCTCGGCGGCGGCTCGACCGAGCTCGTCGCCGCCGGGGAGGATCCCGAGCACCCCGTCGCCGTCTCGCTCGACCTCGGCTGCGTGCGGGTCACGGAGCGCTTCTTCACGAGCGACCCTCCCGGCCGGGAGGAGGTCGCCGCTGCCCGCCACTTCGTGGCGGACGAGGCGGGCGCCGCCCTCGTCGCAGCGCCCGCCCTCGGCACGGCGCGCCGCTGCATCGGGGTGGCGGGGACGGTCTCCACCCTCGTGCAGCTGGCGATCGGCCTCGCCGAGTACGACCGGGCGGCGCTGCACCACCGACTGATCAGCCGCCGCGAGGTGGAGGAGCTCGCAACCGCACTCCTCGCAGAGCCGGTCGCGGCGCGGCGCGCCCGCCCGGGGATCGAGGCGGGGCGGGCGGACGTGATCGCCGCGGGGGCGCTGATCTTCGGGGAGGTCATGGCCGTCCTCGGCCACGACGAGGCCCGTTACTCCGAGTCCGACATCCTCGACGGCATCGCCGCCGGGCTGCTCGCCGCGACCGCCTGA